ACCTTGGTGGCCGCGATCTTCACGATGCCGTCCCGGAAGGAAGCGCTCTCCCTGGAAGACACGGTGATGCCCACAAAGGGCAGGAAGATCCGGTACGCGCAGATGACCTGACAGAGCTGGCTTTCATGCACATCCAGCGGATTGATCTTGTCATTGTTGATGATGGGACGAAGCCGCGGGCAGGACAGGGACATTTCCGCATACGGGTATTTCCGCTGCAGATAGTACACGTGCAGAGCGCTGGCCAGTGCATCCTTGCGGAAATCCGACAGTCCCAGCAGTGCCGAGAACGCCACGCCTCGCATGCCGCCCATGAGGGCACGTTCCTGGGCCTCGAACCGGTACGGCCATACCCGCTTATGTCCCATCAGATGCAGGGTTTCATATTTATCCGCATCATACGTTTCCTGAAAAACGGTCACATAGTCAGCGCCGCATTCGTGGAGATATCGGTACTCATCGGTGTTCACCGGATAAATCTCCAGCCCCACCATGCGAAAATATTTCCGGGCCAGCTTGCAGGCCTCCCCGATATAATGGACGTCACTCTGGCTGCGGCTCTCGCCGGTGAGAATGAGGATTTCCTCCATTCCGCTGTCGGCGATGACCTTCATCTCTTTTTCAATCTGCTCCATGGACAGCTTCATGCGGTTGATGTGGTTATAGCAGTTAAACCCACAGTACACGCAGTAGTTTTCACAGTAATTGGCAATGTACAAAGGGGTAAACAGATACACCGTGTTGCCGAAATGCTTGCCCGTCTCCCGTCTGGCCCGCTGGGCCATCTGCTCCAGAAACGGTTCCGCCGCCGGGGAAAGCAGTGCCTTAAAGTCCTCGATGGAACACGTCTCATGCTCCAGCGCCGCCAGCACATCCCTGGCCGTATATTTGCTGTAATCGTAGGACTGCATCTGCGCCATCACCTGGTCGCGCACATCGGACCGGATCTGCTCCATGCCCGGCAGATATTCCATATGGTTCTTTCTGCTGGACGGATCGGTTTCCAGCCGGTGCTTTTTCTCCAGCGCTTCCGGGGAAAGGTAAGAGGAATCTACAAAAAACTGATTTTCCATTCCCATCGCCCCCTAATTGCGCAGAAATCCGGTGAGCGGATCGGATGCGGATGCGCCCCGGGTCAGCACGCGGCCCAGGCCTGCCAGATATGCCTGTCGTCCGGCTTCGATAGCTTTCTTGAAAGCGGAAGCCATCAGCGGCAGATCCCCGGCGGTTGCCAGCGCCGTGTTTGCCATGATGGCCGCAGCGCCCATCTCCATGGCCTCGCACGCCTGGGACGGTCTGCCGATGCCCGCATCCACAATGATGGGCAGGTCGATCTCATCAATGAGGATCTGGATAAATTCTCTGGTAGCCAGTCCCTTGTTGGAACCGATGGGGGATGCCAGCGGCATGACAGCAGCTGCACCGGCGTCCACCAGATCTCTGGCCACGTTCAGATCCGGGTACATATAAGGCATGACCACAAAGCCCTCCTTGGCCAGCACCTCTGTGGCCTTGATGGTTTCCTGATTGTCCGGCAGCAGGTATTTGCTGTCCCGCATGATCTCTATTTTTACAAAATCACCGCAGCCCAGCTCTCTGGCAAGCCGTGCGATGCGG
Above is a window of Oscillospiraceae bacterium NTUH-002-81 DNA encoding:
- the thiH gene encoding 2-iminoacetate synthase ThiH, with product MENQFFVDSSYLSPEALEKKHRLETDPSSRKNHMEYLPGMEQIRSDVRDQVMAQMQSYDYSKYTARDVLAALEHETCSIEDFKALLSPAAEPFLEQMAQRARRETGKHFGNTVYLFTPLYIANYCENYCVYCGFNCYNHINRMKLSMEQIEKEMKVIADSGMEEILILTGESRSQSDVHYIGEACKLARKYFRMVGLEIYPVNTDEYRYLHECGADYVTVFQETYDADKYETLHLMGHKRVWPYRFEAQERALMGGMRGVAFSALLGLSDFRKDALASALHVYYLQRKYPYAEMSLSCPRLRPIINNDKINPLDVHESQLCQVICAYRIFLPFVGITVSSRESASFRDGIVKIAATKVSAGVSTGIGDHESKYSGKEADGEQGDEQFEIDDARSLETMYQDIADEGLQPVLNDYLYV
- a CDS encoding thiazole synthase, translated to MKDDKLVIGGHTFDSRFILGSGKYSMKLIEAAVQDAGAQIITLAVRRANTKEQENILDYIPKNVTLLPNTSGARNAQEAIRIARLARELGCGDFVKIEIMRDSKYLLPDNQETIKATEVLAKEGFVVMPYMYPDLNVARDLVDAGAAAVMPLASPIGSNKGLATREFIQILIDEIDLPIIVDAGIGRPSQACEAMEMGAAAIMANTALATAGDLPLMASAFKKAIEAGRQAYLAGLGRVLTRGASASDPLTGFLRN